A stretch of DNA from Yoonia sp. BS5-3:
TGACACAAAATACTTTTCTGTATCAGTAAACTGAACGGCCAACTCGCGCGGAGACAGGTCGCTTTCCTGCAAAGCCAGGTCCCTGATCTTCTCTCGAATGGGCTCGGGAATGCGGTTCCAGACCCGTGACGGTATCGGACTACGATCGTCAAGCGCCTCGGGGCCACCTGACATATACCGGTCGTACCAGCGGTAGAAGGTGGTCCTGGGAATCCCCAGCTTGTCCAGGGTTCGCTTGATCGGGAGATGCGAGCCTTCGACCAGGCGAATGATCTCCAGTTTCTCAGATGCGGGGTACCTCATTCGTCGTCCTCCCCATCCCCGAGCATGCTTTTTTTGAGCAGCCGTAGCTCCAGGGCTTGTTCAGCGACGACCTCTTTCAAATCACGGGATTCCCGACGAAGGTCTTTGACTTCGGTCGACGTCGCTGCACGGGCCGTGTCGCCAGCCAGACGCTTCTTGCCCGCTTCAAGGAACTCTTTGGACCAGCTATAATACAGGCTCTGAGCAATGCCCTCTCGACGGCAAAGCTCGGCAATGCTGTCCTCACCCTTAAGGCCGTCCAGCACGATCCTAATCTTCTCTTCGGCGGAATACTGTTTGCGCGTCGCACGGCGGATGTCTTTGACGACCTTATCACCGTGGCTCTTACGTGTTCCGGGTTTCTGTCTCATCTCCACTCCTTGGTGGTTACGATGTGCCAGAAACCCTCCCTTATCAAATCGGCCTAAACTGTCCCATAGGCGCTGACGTCAGACAGAGCAGTGATCATGCGGATAGCAACGTTTCACCTTCGACCTCTGCTTGGAAACTTCGCCAATTCTCACTTCCCCATCCTAGACTTGAAACTCTCTGCAACTGTAAATTTTGACGGTGTATCTCTTGCTGCACAAGTTGATGTTGATCGACCATTAGATCGTTTTGAGCCGTAACTTCTGTCTGAGCCACCAACTCGTAAATATACCCATCCAATATACTAAAGGCATTTTCTACTGGTCCAGCAATGCTACACTCATCTTTGCTAACAATCCAACGCGTCAAGTGCCAAATTGAAGAAAACGCATCTATGGCAAACCTTGAAGATGATTGATTAAAATCAACATCTAAAAAGTCAGTCATTTCCGGCTCAATGATTGCTTCATAGTTTTCATTGAAAACGCTCACATGCCAACATGTATTCAGTATTGAGCGAAGTTCCGATCTATTGTCCCACGGGTGCCCGCTGACATATTCACAATAAACACCCATTTGTCGCTGACAGACAGCACAAAGAAAAAGTGTAACTTGACGATGTGAAAGTTCCCTCAAAAGTGCAAAGATACTTTCCTGATGTAAAAAAATAGGTCTCATCTTATTCCGTATCTGGAGCCTGACTTGGATCAAGGGGCCTTCCTATTTGCCCCCCATTATCGGCCGCATTTCCAGTTATGTTTGTTATTCCTGAATTTGATTGTGCCGCTGCACATCCATCACACGAATAATGACTAGAGGCTTGAGTTGCTCCAGCAGCGTCATCGCCAAGGTATTGGATACCTCGTTGTTCCGCATGATGACCTGTGGATCCTACTGCATTTGTAGTCGTTCCACCAGAAACGAATTCGACATCATCTCCAAATATTCTTTGCGCTTCTGCACGTTGTGCTGGCGTGGGCAGGCCACCAGTTGTTGAAACAATGATACGGCCATCTTGGGCCTGAGTCACCGTGGTAACTCTCAAATTAGCCGCAGGCCCATTAAGTTGAGATTGAATACTATCTGCTGCTCCTTGCAACTGTGCATTCGAAAAACCTACATTATTTGGTGTACCTTGCGCAGTAACCAACTGCGAACTCTTACCCACCAATGAAAGCCCAATCGGTTTACCACCTGTCTCTATACAGTATTCGGCACATCCAGCGGCCTGCAGGAGCGCATAGGTCGCGACATCATATCGCGTGATTTGATCAAAATGCTCGAGGATATAGAGGTGAGAATCCCCTTCAATCCCCATCCCATCGCGCAAGGAATGGTTGATCAGCGCATTAAATATTGCACGCTGCCCGCCAACGGAGTTGCTCGTGTCCCAATTGGTGCCAATTATGTGCGCACGGACGATGTCACCTTCGGCTATCAGATCCACATGACGCTGGATGCAGATCTGATCTGTCCCGCAGGCTTCCAACAGTTGTAGATTTTGCTCTGATTGCACTTCAGCAACGGCCCAAGCATCGCGCCGACAATTAGTTGGGTTTTCGGCAGACTCGCAGGCAACAAAGGCGTTGTTCAACTGGATGAGTTGATCGTGCTTGAGGTAGTTGTTGAGAGTGCCGGATTTGGCGATGCTGGCTGCGTTCGAAACATTTACCGCGATGCCTGCTGAAGTCAGATAACCGACCCCGCCACCTAGCAATTCCGATTGGTTTGCAATCTGTGCACGCCAGAGACTGTAAGCCGTGGCGTAGGCCTCTTCGGAACCGTAGTCTCCGCGCAACGGTTCGCTGCCTTCCTGCATCCCGGCATAGATTGATTGCGCGATCCCAGCAGCTGCGCCTGATGCACAGTTTCCGTCGAGCGCCTCGGCCGCAAGGCACCCCACAGTGCCGTGCAGTGCGGCATGGGCCAACCCGCCTTCGTTCAGTCCCAGATCCCCGATCCCGACCTGCAGGTCAGCCATCGTCAGATTGACGGCTGCGCTGCTCATGCTGGCAGAGAAGCTTTCGAGGAAATCCGTCTCATGGATCTCTGCGCTCAGGCCTGCGGTAATCGTGGCGTCGATACCGCGCTCGACCAGCGCAGCGAAGGTCAGCTCGCTACCAAAGCCGAGCCCCGCGGTCTGGAAAAGCGATTCATTCGCCCAGCCCACGCCTTCAAACGAACCGCCAAATGTGTCCAGATTGACACCGGTGGTCAGTCCTGCCGATATCGCGGAAAAGCTCGCCTGCCCGACGACATCAGAGATATCGAAATCCCCAGACACGACGCCTGCGGTGGCCTCTACAACAAATGTGCTGCTGAACGATGCGACTGCGGCGTTGACACCTTGCCCAACGGCCGAAAGCGTTGTGACCGTCTGCCCCGCCGCATTGACTGTTTGTGCCGTCAATCCAAGATCCGCCGCTATTTGGAATGCCCCTATGCTTCCGATGCCTTGCGTGACTGCTATCGTCACAAGTGCTTTGAACGCGGGGTTCAGGGCGTATTGTCTGTCATAGAAGCTGTAGCTGACCAGTTCGATCGGCTCGTTGATGGTGTCATCGCGGCCGACCACCCCGTCCAGATAGGCGTATTCCGCCCCGTCAACGCCCTTAGGTAGCGCGACCTGACGGATGGCGAAGTCACCATCTTCGCTCCACTCTCCGCCCTCACGCCAATGAAGATCCTCTTCTTCATCTTCCTCTGAACTGTTCAACGATTTCCAGTCGTTACCGCTCGTTTCTTGGTCTTCGGCCGGGGAATCGATGTCTAGATAGGCGTTCGCGAGCATCGACCGCCCATTTTCGGCCTCGGTTGTCCATGCTGCCGGATGTGCGCTGTCAAAGAGCGGATCACGCACCCCTGCCAGCACAATTTGTGAGTTCGGGTCCAGATTGACGCCGCCAGCTGCTGTGATGCGGTTGAAGGTGACGCTTTCGCTGATGTCTTCAACCGTCGTGTCCGTCATGATCACGCCATTGTCGCGATGCGTGAAGCTGAACTGGTAATCCTGTTCGATTGCCGCCAGCAGGTAGGTTGTCCCGCTGACCTGGGTCACGAACTCTCCGCCGGCGTTGAAGTCGACCGCCGTCAGGGTCAGATCCCCGCCAGAGTTCAGTGCAATATCACCGGCTGTATCCGCAAAAACCCCGCGCGCCACATCATGCGCGCTTTTGGTCGTGGTCGAATTGCTGACTAGCCCCCACAGGGTTGAGTTGTTCCGGTAGCTTGTCTCAACGAAGATATCGAATGGCGCCGCAAAGACCGAGCTGCCATTGACCGACACCATTGCCAACTGGCCAGGTGCGACATCGTCATTTGCTACCCCGGGAATGGTGAAGCGGCTACCTTCGACATAGATATTATTGTCCGCCACACCGGTAATCGACGCGCCTTCAATCGTTGTCACCTGATGGGTGATACGGGTGGTCATCCGCTGCCGGACCTTGCTATTGAAGCCAAGGAAGCCCGAAGATTTGCGCCGATAGTCGCGGAAATAGAAATCGCTGACCGCTGCTAGGACAAGATCGCCATCCTGCGCGATGAGGCCGACATCACCGCCTGCAGTCAGTCCCGCCCCTTCCAGGACGATATCATTCTGACCCGCACTATTCCCTGACGACAGTAGCAGAATATCGCCGCCTGCAGTCAAGCTGGTCGTCAGGTGATCGACCCGTTCAACGTAATTGCGGTTTGATCCACGCCGATCCCCGGTCGCTGACGCCAACTGAAGGGCACCGATCGTGATATCTCCGCCGGCCAGCAAGGTGATATTGTCGCCTGCGCTGATCCGCGCGCCAGCGGTCGTGATTGTATCGCGCGCGCTAAGAACAATGTTACTGCCAGCCTCAAAGGTCGCTGTTTGCAAGGCCACGTCAACTTCGTCGGTCTGGCCGGACCGATTGAAGAGCGGCAGTTTGACAAGCCCCTGACCTGTCACGACAGTGCGTCCATCGGTGGAGACATTGATCGCATTTGCGATCACAGCAATATTTTCAGCCGAGATCGTGCCCCCGGTAGAACTGAACGTATCGCTGGCGACGATCGAAATTTCACCCGTCGCCCGAATGCCGCCCGCATTGTCAAAATTCTCAGTCCGGAAATTGACATTCTGGCCGGTGATCATCGCACCGCTCAGGCCTGCAAACCGGATTTCCGGGTTCGCCAGATAGACTTTTGGGGCAAGGACGATCTCGCCGTTGATCTCGGTCTCTTCAAGCCAGATAATGTCGCTGGTCAATGCACCGATCTGTTCAGGCGTAAGGGCAACGCCCGGGGTAAGATCAAGATTTTCCAGTTCATTGATGGCGTTGTTATACATCGCCTCGATCTGGGCGCGCTCATCAAGCCCCTCTATGACAATCAGCTGCCCCAGCAATTCCTGCAATTGCTTGCGGATCAAAAGTGCCTCGGCATAGGCATCGCCGAACCGTCTTAGCTCGGGGTTATATTCGATGGCTTCAAGAAAATAATCTGATGATATGAACTGGTCGAGATCGACAAATTCAGGGCGGGTTTCCACCACGAACTCGGAATCGGGGTCCTCATTTTCGACGAAAAGGTCAGGATTACCAATAGAATCCAGCGTGATATCGCTCAGATCAGTATCGGTAGGGCCGCTGACGATGGCCGTGTTTTCTGAGAAGGCGCCGTTATTGACATAGCCGGCAACATCGCCATTCACATCACCGCGGGCTTCAATCGTTCCAAAGACGGCACCCACAAATTCGGCAGTACCACCACTATCGCGGTAAACATTCACCCCGAGATTTTCGAGCGTGTTCACATCGATATTGATGTCACCACCTGCCGAAATCAGGCTGTATGCGTTTGAAACGGTGTCACCAGTGAGATTGATATCACCGGCCGAGATAATCTGCGCGGCTTCGCCATTCACCGTAATTTGGCCCGCAACAGTGACCGGATCAAAGCATGTATCATCGCTGCAGCCTTCGTCTGCGGCGTCTTCACCTGTCTCTTGGGTCAATCCGCCATCAATGGTCGGTGCCTCGCGCAGGTTACCGAATGTTACTGCTGCGATGCTGATGTCACCGGTGATTGTCTCAACAATACCGCCATACTGGTTGATAAACGCCGTCGCCAGAGCGCCAGAGTCTCCCCTGATCTCGACATCGCCATTGGCAATGATCGAACCGCCGTTGTTGTAGATCGATTCATCACTCCGCAGGACAACGGATGAATCACCGAACAACAGCCCCTCGTTCGTCAGGTCAAGGCTGGTCGTGATCAGCAAGCCACCATTGGTCGACGCCAAAACGCCCATGTTGAATACGGTGGTTGCGTCAATCGCGAAAGTCTCTGCCGCGACAACATCGGCATTCGTTCCAATCCGAAGCGATCCGGCGATGTCCAGATCAAATCGTGTGGCAGCCAGCTCTGCGCCGTTCTGCACGTCCAGATCACCGCCGATATCCAGTATTGCGGCACTGTCCGCGACCAGCTTGGCGTTTGCAGCCAGGATCAGATCTTCGGCACTTGTGATATCTGCGTCGCCGCCTGCGACCACATTGCCAGTAATCTCAACAGTGTCCGTGCTTTGCACTGTCACATTTTGACTGGCCGTCGCGTTGCCCATGACCAGACGGCCATCTGCCGTAATCGTCATACCGCCCGCATTGGCCGCCATGTTTTGCGGGGCACGCACACCCACCCCATCTTCGGTCGAGGTGATTGTGATAGCGTTTGCATACATGCCACCCAACACGGTTGAATCGATGGCAAGGGTTGGCTTGGTCGAGCCGTCATCGGCCTTTTCGATGATCTCGCCGGTCGCATAGATCACATCGTTGCGGCCCGCGATCACGCGAATCCGTTGCCCTTGTACGGCACCAGCCACAGTGATCTGCCGCGAGATCAGATCGAATTGCGTTGAATCGGACGCATCCAGCCCGCGCGTACCAATGTTAACGCCTGCGCTGCCGTCAACAGACAGGCCCGTGAAGTCACCTCCATCATAGGTTGGTGTCCCGGTCGTGATGGTCAAACGATCGGTATTGATAAAACCACAGCCATCACAGCTGATCCCATAAGGGTTGGCGACGATCACATCGGCCCGGTCCCCACCGACCTCTAGATATCCGTTGAGCGTCGTCGGGTTGCTGGTTGTCACCTCGTTGATGATGATCGCGGCGGTCCCGCCAGTCAGGTTCCCATTACCCTGAATAATGCCGCCAAGCTGGGTTTCGGCAGTATTCTCGCCCACATTGTTCAGGATCGCCCCGTCAGAGCCGACACCGAATTCGACAAAAGTGTTATGCGACACGCCATTTGCATCAGGCGTGTTGATCATGACCATTGTGGTGCCATTGGCCGTATCGATCACGATCGGACCATCGGCATCCGACACAATGGATTGGGCCATCACCGGATGAATTGTCAGAAGCGCAATGCAAAGGGCGGAAACCGCGTTATCAAGATATTTTTTCATCTTAATCATCATAGCATAATCCTTCATCAAAAGCGCATCGAGAGTGAGGCAACAAACAGCCCGTCTGGAAGTTCAAACACACCGGCTAACGGGGACGCGGGATCGTCAAAATTTTCAGGTCCGCTCAAAAGCTGCTGCCAGCTGAAATCGGCCGTATACGTGCCGCCAGTCAAACGCATCCCAACAGCAGAGCCAACCAATGTGGGCGAAAAATCAGAATCCGCAACATCCACGATACCCGCATCCAAACCCGCATAAATTTGTAAAGCACCAAGGTCCGCTGGCAAACTTAATTCAGGGACCCATATCAAATCGTTGCGCCAATAGGCACCGCTACTGCCGCGAAAGATACCAATGTCTCTGCGGGCCGCCGCATCAGGATTTTCCGGGTCGGGCGGCAAATCTACAGTACCGCGATTAACACCTCTGACCGAAGAGAAGCCCCCGACACCAAACTGGTAATTCCCATAAAGAACATCTTCGGAATACTGGCCGCGCAAGGTACCCGAATAACTGATTTGGCCAATGCCAGTTTGCCACGGGCGGAAGTAGTTGATGGTGAAATCGCCCAGTTCGAACTGGGCATTTGGACCAACTAACGGGTCAGGCGCCACTTCTGCGCCAAGCGCATCCAAGCCTTGCTCATACCCCAAAGCGGCGGTCAGACTGCCGCCAAGAAACGCGCGCTCATGTTCAAGATCAAGGCGGGCGCTCGCCAAAGTCCGACTTGAAGCATTGATCTGAATTTCTGCGATCCGATTGACGTTCTCACGCCATTCAACACTGGTAGACAGGATGGTTTTGCTGATCTGATTACGATGCATAACCCGTGACAGGCCAATGGTCGCGGTATGCGTCCAACCATCGGTTCCGATTGCCGTAATCGGCCCCAATGTGTCCGTCTCATATCCAGAATACTGATAATTCGTCTCAAACGCCCATCGACCATAGGGAAAACGCACCGAAAGACCCGCGCTTTCAGATGCTGCACCGCCGGTATCATAGGAAAACGGATACTCTTCAGTGCCGCGCGACAGATTAAGAGCCCAGCTCTCATTCAGCCCCAAAAGATGATCATAGGTCAGATTGACCGTACCCTGATATTGTCCGCTGCCGGGTGTGCCCTGATTGTCGATACCAACCCGGGCCGTCCAGGGCTTATCTGCAATCGCCGTCACCTCCAGAATTGACTGCCCCTCGGCCGCGCCTGCACTAATTTCCATTGTCGCATTATAGGCTGGCATGCCGCGAATGATCTCTAGCCCCTGCTCAATCTCGCGCAGATTTGCAGCCTTTCCTGCGAGACTTGGAAAAACGATTGCCTCCCAGATGGGCCGTTCTTCACCGTTAAAACGCACAGCGCTCAACTCGCCTTCGACCACGGTGATATCAAGCGAACGATCCGCGATATTCTGCTCGGGCAGATATGCCCGGGCGGTCACATAGCCCCTGTCCACATAGAGAAAAGTCACCGCCTCAAGCGCAGCATTAATCCCCTCTAAGTCCAAACAAGCGCCTTCAAATGGCGCAAGGGCGCCATTAATCTCGGCGGTGGTCAGCAGCGTCGTGCCGGCGACATCAATCGTATCAATCGGGATACAGGCAAGCTGTGCCTGCGCAGCAGACGCCGTCAGTATCGCAGCACAGCCAACAAAAATGGCGGGGAAAAAACGCATCATCGCCCCGCTCTAGTTATCTCCTGCAGCGTCTTCGGCCAAAATACGGCTTTCGGTCCAGTCGCGGGCAAGCGCCTGACCTTCGACAATTTCTTCGGCGCTCAGCTGTGCTTCAATTTCGTCCCGCAAAACACCTGCATCCGCCAGACCGCGCACAACAGCAAGATTTGCATAAGAATATGCCGTCACGGGATCTGGCGTGTCCACGACCATCAATAACTTTGCATATTCATACATACCGCCTGCATTGCCCAGATCGGCAGATTGCTTGAGATGCTCGGCGGCCTGCTCAAGATTACCGGCGCTTAGCGCGGTCTGACCCAGCACATTCATCGCCAAAATATTGCCCTGCGCCGCAGCCTGCTGCCAGTAGGTCAAAGCAATCGCATCATCCACATCGACCCCGCGGCCCGCACGATAGGCCAGCCCGCAATTCAGCTGCCCGTCCGGATCACCGGCATCAGCGGCCGCACAAAGAAGACGGGTGCCTTCAACGTAGTCCCGCAGCAAAACGCGGCCTTCATGATACATCAGACCTAACCGCACCTGCGCCTTAGCAGAGCCACCCTCGGCAGCCGCAGAATAAAGATTGGCCGCCCGCA
This window harbors:
- a CDS encoding IS3 family transposase (programmed frameshift) produces the protein MRQKPGTRKSHGDKVVKDIRRATRKQYSAEEKIRIVLDGLKGEDSIAELCRREGIAQSLYYSWSKEFLEAGKKRLAGDTARAATSTEVKDLRRESRDLKEVVAEQALELRLLKKKHARGWGGRRMRYPASEKLEIIRLVEGSHLPIKRTLDKLGIPRTTFYRWYDRYMSGGPEALDDRSPIPSRVWNRIPEPIREKIRDLALQESDLSPRELAVQFTDTEKYFVSEASVYRILKSYDLITSPAYVVLSAADEFKEKTTRPNELWQTDFTYLKVIGWGWFYLSTILDDYSRYIIAWKLCTTMKAEDVTDTLDLALQASGCDQATVLHKPRLLSDNGSSYISGELADWLEDQKMDHVRGAPYHPQTQGKIERWHQTLKNRILLENYYLPGDLRQQIDAFVDHYNHRRYHEGLQNLTPADVYFGRGETILKQRERIKRKTIETRRLLHRKSAA
- a CDS encoding DUF416 family protein; the protein is MRPIFLHQESIFALLRELSHRQVTLFLCAVCQRQMGVYCEYVSGHPWDNRSELRSILNTCWHVSVFNENYEAIIEPEMTDFLDVDFNQSSSRFAIDAFSSIWHLTRWIVSKDECSIAGPVENAFSILDGYIYELVAQTEVTAQNDLMVDQHQLVQQEIHRQNLQLQRVSSLGWGSENWRSFQAEVEGETLLSA
- a CDS encoding filamentous hemagglutinin N-terminal domain-containing protein yields the protein MMIKMKKYLDNAVSALCIALLTIHPVMAQSIVSDADGPIVIDTANGTTMVMINTPDANGVSHNTFVEFGVGSDGAILNNVGENTAETQLGGIIQGNGNLTGGTAAIIINEVTTSNPTTLNGYLEVGGDRADVIVANPYGISCDGCGFINTDRLTITTGTPTYDGGDFTGLSVDGSAGVNIGTRGLDASDSTQFDLISRQITVAGAVQGQRIRVIAGRNDVIYATGEIIEKADDGSTKPTLAIDSTVLGGMYANAITITSTEDGVGVRAPQNMAANAGGMTITADGRLVMGNATASQNVTVQSTDTVEITGNVVAGGDADITSAEDLILAANAKLVADSAAILDIGGDLDVQNGAELAATRFDLDIAGSLRIGTNADVVAAETFAIDATTVFNMGVLASTNGGLLITTSLDLTNEGLLFGDSSVVLRSDESIYNNGGSIIANGDVEIRGDSGALATAFINQYGGIVETITGDISIAAVTFGNLREAPTIDGGLTQETGEDAADEGCSDDTCFDPVTVAGQITVNGEAAQIISAGDINLTGDTVSNAYSLISAGGDINIDVNTLENLGVNVYRDSGGTAEFVGAVFGTIEARGDVNGDVAGYVNNGAFSENTAIVSGPTDTDLSDITLDSIGNPDLFVENEDPDSEFVVETRPEFVDLDQFISSDYFLEAIEYNPELRRFGDAYAEALLIRKQLQELLGQLIVIEGLDERAQIEAMYNNAINELENLDLTPGVALTPEQIGALTSDIIWLEETEINGEIVLAPKVYLANPEIRFAGLSGAMITGQNVNFRTENFDNAGGIRATGEISIVASDTFSSTGGTISAENIAVIANAINVSTDGRTVVTGQGLVKLPLFNRSGQTDEVDVALQTATFEAGSNIVLSARDTITTAGARISAGDNITLLAGGDITIGALQLASATGDRRGSNRNYVERVDHLTTSLTAGGDILLLSSGNSAGQNDIVLEGAGLTAGGDVGLIAQDGDLVLAAVSDFYFRDYRRKSSGFLGFNSKVRQRMTTRITHQVTTIEGASITGVADNNIYVEGSRFTIPGVANDDVAPGQLAMVSVNGSSVFAAPFDIFVETSYRNNSTLWGLVSNSTTTKSAHDVARGVFADTAGDIALNSGGDLTLTAVDFNAGGEFVTQVSGTTYLLAAIEQDYQFSFTHRDNGVIMTDTTVEDISESVTFNRITAAGGVNLDPNSQIVLAGVRDPLFDSAHPAAWTTEAENGRSMLANAYLDIDSPAEDQETSGNDWKSLNSSEEDEEEDLHWREGGEWSEDGDFAIRQVALPKGVDGAEYAYLDGVVGRDDTINEPIELVSYSFYDRQYALNPAFKALVTIAVTQGIGSIGAFQIAADLGLTAQTVNAAGQTVTTLSAVGQGVNAAVASFSSTFVVEATAGVVSGDFDISDVVGQASFSAISAGLTTGVNLDTFGGSFEGVGWANESLFQTAGLGFGSELTFAALVERGIDATITAGLSAEIHETDFLESFSASMSSAAVNLTMADLQVGIGDLGLNEGGLAHAALHGTVGCLAAEALDGNCASGAAAGIAQSIYAGMQEGSEPLRGDYGSEEAYATAYSLWRAQIANQSELLGGGVGYLTSAGIAVNVSNAASIAKSGTLNNYLKHDQLIQLNNAFVACESAENPTNCRRDAWAVAEVQSEQNLQLLEACGTDQICIQRHVDLIAEGDIVRAHIIGTNWDTSNSVGGQRAIFNALINHSLRDGMGIEGDSHLYILEHFDQITRYDVATYALLQAAGCAEYCIETGGKPIGLSLVGKSSQLVTAQGTPNNVGFSNAQLQGAADSIQSQLNGPAANLRVTTVTQAQDGRIIVSTTGGLPTPAQRAEAQRIFGDDVEFVSGGTTTNAVGSTGHHAEQRGIQYLGDDAAGATQASSHYSCDGCAAAQSNSGITNITGNAADNGGQIGRPLDPSQAPDTE
- a CDS encoding ShlB/FhaC/HecB family hemolysin secretion/activation protein, coding for MMRFFPAIFVGCAAILTASAAQAQLACIPIDTIDVAGTTLLTTAEINGALAPFEGACLDLEGINAALEAVTFLYVDRGYVTARAYLPEQNIADRSLDITVVEGELSAVRFNGEERPIWEAIVFPSLAGKAANLREIEQGLEIIRGMPAYNATMEISAGAAEGQSILEVTAIADKPWTARVGIDNQGTPGSGQYQGTVNLTYDHLLGLNESWALNLSRGTEEYPFSYDTGGAASESAGLSVRFPYGRWAFETNYQYSGYETDTLGPITAIGTDGWTHTATIGLSRVMHRNQISKTILSTSVEWRENVNRIAEIQINASSRTLASARLDLEHERAFLGGSLTAALGYEQGLDALGAEVAPDPLVGPNAQFELGDFTINYFRPWQTGIGQISYSGTLRGQYSEDVLYGNYQFGVGGFSSVRGVNRGTVDLPPDPENPDAAARRDIGIFRGSSGAYWRNDLIWVPELSLPADLGALQIYAGLDAGIVDVADSDFSPTLVGSAVGMRLTGGTYTADFSWQQLLSGPENFDDPASPLAGVFELPDGLFVASLSMRF
- a CDS encoding tetratricopeptide repeat protein, giving the protein MHYLSATTILFVATSWTISAFADVPTGVEMLNDGDVSGAATEFATAYESGDADGAFYLGRLFELGLGTERDEMRAANLYSAAAEGGSAKAQVRLGLMYHEGRVLLRDYVEGTRLLCAAADAGDPDGQLNCGLAYRAGRGVDVDDAIALTYWQQAAAQGNILAMNVLGQTALSAGNLEQAAEHLKQSADLGNAGGMYEYAKLLMVVDTPDPVTAYSYANLAVVRGLADAGVLRDEIEAQLSAEEIVEGQALARDWTESRILAEDAAGDN